In Legionella lytica, one genomic interval encodes:
- a CDS encoding cytochrome b has protein sequence MLRNTLNAFGSISKFFHWVIALLVCAQFYWVWSPNFISISDAIKTQYVLLHKSFGVTILVLSVLFILWRMVTIRPLDPSQPYWKHILAKIVHYSLFILLLAMPILGYLMSAADGRVVSFFGLFDLPNLISANQQMADFYFQTHSTLGFVFAVLIGLHVAAALHHHFIVKDDVLRKMLPFMKKK, from the coding sequence ATGCTAAGGAATACACTGAATGCATTTGGCAGTATCTCTAAGTTCTTCCACTGGGTTATCGCTTTATTGGTTTGTGCTCAATTTTATTGGGTTTGGTCACCTAATTTTATTTCAATAAGTGATGCAATAAAAACGCAATACGTACTATTACATAAATCATTTGGGGTAACCATTTTGGTTCTCTCCGTATTATTTATTCTGTGGCGAATGGTAACTATTCGACCGCTCGACCCCTCTCAGCCTTATTGGAAACACATACTGGCAAAAATCGTTCATTACTCTTTGTTTATCTTGCTATTAGCTATGCCTATATTGGGCTATTTAATGTCTGCTGCAGATGGACGAGTAGTTAGCTTTTTTGGCTTATTTGACTTACCCAATTTAATCTCTGCAAACCAGCAAATGGCAGATTTTTATTTTCAAACCCATTCCACCTTAGGCTTTGTTTTTGCTGTATTAATTGGTTTACATGTTGCGGCAGCATTACACCATCACTTTATTGTAAAAGACGATGTATTGAGAAAAATGCTGCCTTTTATGAAGAAAAAATAA
- a CDS encoding universal stress protein yields the protein MFYKKIMLAIDGSDTSNSAIEEVIKLIKNQDVQLKIVHVVDESLVYYSGPGFDYSAYIEVLRKEGQDILNKATQLIGEQTSIKVETALLELGQFQGRIADLIVEATKEWPADLLVLGTHGRKGFSRFLLGSVAEHIMRIASTPVLLIRSS from the coding sequence ATGTTTTATAAAAAGATAATGTTAGCCATTGATGGTAGCGACACATCCAATTCAGCAATAGAAGAAGTCATTAAATTAATAAAAAACCAAGATGTTCAATTAAAAATTGTCCATGTCGTTGATGAGTCCTTAGTTTATTACAGTGGTCCAGGCTTTGATTATTCGGCATATATAGAAGTGCTAAGAAAAGAAGGACAGGATATTTTAAACAAAGCGACACAATTAATCGGAGAGCAGACATCTATTAAAGTAGAGACAGCCCTTCTGGAGTTAGGGCAATTTCAAGGGAGAATTGCAGATCTAATTGTTGAAGCGACAAAAGAATGGCCTGCAGATTTATTGGTTTTAGGCACTCATGGCCGAAAAGGATTTAGCCGTTTTCTTTTAGGCAGTGTGGCAGAACATATTATGCGCATTGCTTCTACCCCTGTACTTCTTATCCGTTCTTCTTAA
- a CDS encoding catalase, with product MTDKDKTQKFTTTDSGIPVPSTEHSLTVGPNGPIVLHDHYLIEQMANFNRERIPERQPHAKGSGAFGHFEVTEDVSKYTKAAVFQPGAKTNLVMRFSTVAGERGSPDTWRDPRGFAVKFYTTEGNFDLVGNNTPVFFLRDPMKFQHFIRSQKRRADNNLRDHDMQWDFWTLSPESAHQVTWLMGDRGIPKTWRHMDGFSSHTYMWVNAEGEKFWVKYHFKTDQGIECLTQDEADYLAGKDGDYHTRDLFEAIKRGDHPSWTLHMQIMPFHEAETYRYNPFDLTKVWPHADYPLIKVGKLTLNRNPTDNHTEMEQVAFEINNMVPGTGISPDKMLLARVFSYADAHRARLGVNYKQIPVNKPQCPVHSYSKDGAMRIENVADPVYTPNTKGGPIADSSLNPEVATWNAHGDLVREAYTLRKDDDDFGQANTLVRKVMNDEERSRLVSNVVGHLKDGVTKPILERAIQYWKNIDQEIGARIEEGVKQP from the coding sequence GTGACGGATAAAGACAAGACTCAAAAATTTACAACGACAGATTCAGGAATCCCAGTTCCTAGTACGGAACATTCACTGACTGTTGGACCAAATGGCCCTATTGTTCTGCATGATCACTATCTCATTGAGCAAATGGCCAATTTTAACCGTGAAAGAATACCTGAACGTCAGCCTCATGCGAAAGGAAGTGGTGCATTCGGGCATTTTGAAGTAACAGAAGATGTCAGTAAGTATACCAAAGCGGCGGTCTTTCAACCTGGAGCGAAAACCAATCTAGTCATGCGTTTTTCAACCGTTGCTGGTGAGCGCGGCAGCCCAGATACCTGGCGTGATCCTCGTGGATTTGCTGTAAAATTTTATACTACAGAAGGAAACTTCGACCTCGTAGGCAACAATACTCCCGTTTTTTTCCTCCGCGATCCAATGAAATTCCAGCATTTCATTCGCTCTCAAAAACGACGTGCAGATAATAATTTACGCGATCATGACATGCAATGGGACTTTTGGACTTTGTCTCCCGAATCAGCACATCAAGTGACGTGGTTAATGGGGGATCGTGGTATTCCTAAAACTTGGCGGCACATGGACGGCTTTTCAAGCCATACCTATATGTGGGTGAATGCCGAAGGCGAGAAATTCTGGGTAAAATATCACTTTAAAACCGATCAAGGCATTGAATGCCTAACCCAGGATGAGGCAGATTATCTTGCCGGAAAAGATGGGGACTATCATACTCGTGATCTATTCGAGGCAATCAAACGTGGCGATCATCCAAGTTGGACTCTGCACATGCAAATTATGCCATTTCATGAGGCAGAAACTTATCGCTATAATCCATTTGATCTCACCAAAGTCTGGCCACATGCAGATTATCCTCTTATTAAAGTTGGAAAACTTACTCTGAATCGTAATCCAACCGATAATCACACAGAAATGGAACAAGTTGCCTTTGAAATAAATAATATGGTCCCAGGCACGGGTATTAGTCCGGATAAGATGCTTCTTGCGCGAGTTTTTTCATACGCTGATGCACATCGAGCACGATTAGGTGTTAACTATAAACAAATACCTGTCAATAAACCACAATGCCCTGTCCATAGCTACAGTAAAGATGGCGCAATGCGTATTGAAAATGTTGCAGATCCTGTTTATACACCGAACACCAAAGGTGGCCCAATAGCCGATAGCTCACTCAATCCAGAAGTTGCAACATGGAACGCCCATGGGGACTTGGTACGTGAAGCATATACTTTGCGTAAAGATGATGATGACTTCGGACAGGCGAATACATTAGTGCGTAAGGTCATGAATGATGAAGAGCGAAGCAGGCTTGTAAGTAACGTTGTTGGCCATCTAAAAGATGGGGTTACTAAACCAATACTAGAAAGAGCGATTCAATACTGGAAAAATATTGACCAGGAAATTGGAGCGCGGATAGAAGAAGGTGTAAAACAACCCTAG
- a CDS encoding L,D-transpeptidase family protein — protein MKIKAILLMISLFFPIALFANGTCPLESGINVHTKKRTLNICKQGTVVKSFRVALGNKGVGKKKAGDNKTPIGLYRLAYPRKSKQFKVFIPILYPTSKQVAAGYTGRDVGIHGPTQSGNVLGWLSNLPGSTRGCIAVGKNNYIEYVAKWVKANPGTKVLII, from the coding sequence ATGAAAATTAAAGCAATTTTATTAATGATTTCTCTTTTTTTTCCTATCGCTTTATTTGCTAATGGAACCTGTCCTTTAGAAAGTGGAATCAATGTTCACACTAAAAAACGAACTTTAAATATATGTAAACAGGGTACTGTAGTTAAGTCATTTCGAGTCGCTCTCGGAAACAAAGGTGTGGGTAAAAAGAAAGCCGGCGATAATAAAACACCGATTGGCTTATATAGACTAGCTTATCCAAGAAAGTCCAAGCAATTTAAAGTCTTTATTCCAATTCTCTATCCAACCTCAAAGCAAGTAGCTGCTGGATACACAGGTAGAGATGTAGGGATTCATGGGCCTACTCAGTCAGGTAATGTATTGGGTTGGTTAAGCAACTTGCCTGGTTCAACACGTGGTTGTATTGCTGTTGGTAAAAATAACTACATTGAGTATGTAGCTAAGTGGGTAAAAGCTAATCCAGGAACTAAGGTTTTAATTATTTAG
- a CDS encoding outer membrane protein — protein sequence MRLGVSVLGIASAYLYSSCALAGESGISTINCATTSYRSVISFFGGYANINAGGRVSYLGSDGTVYSYRSSKDGQSDGFLGGFIGIEHPISWYNLLVQAGLEYSYFGPVGVEGLNTVSMTSGASTLHRYRYNLLAHQFLASAKFLTTTHGRYHPYVSAGIGAAVTNMENFRVTAVQESGVNTTPFFSEHNATRFSYSVGLGVDVDVNQYTRLGLGYRFSGLGDAALKRGQMLTNNELVPVPFALGVHNTHANQLVAQITFVV from the coding sequence ATGCGTTTAGGAGTTTCTGTTCTAGGTATCGCCAGTGCTTACTTGTACTCTTCATGTGCTCTAGCTGGTGAATCAGGTATATCCACTATTAATTGTGCGACTACGAGTTATCGTTCAGTGATTTCTTTTTTTGGTGGTTATGCCAATATTAATGCTGGGGGCAGGGTTTCTTATTTGGGGAGTGATGGTACAGTTTATTCCTACCGAAGTTCAAAAGATGGTCAAAGCGATGGTTTTCTTGGAGGATTTATAGGAATTGAACATCCTATATCTTGGTATAATCTATTGGTGCAAGCTGGCCTGGAGTATAGTTATTTTGGTCCTGTGGGTGTGGAGGGGCTGAATACTGTAAGTATGACTTCTGGGGCATCAACGTTGCATCGTTATCGCTATAATCTCCTAGCACACCAATTTCTTGCTTCAGCAAAATTTTTAACGACTACTCATGGTCGTTATCATCCTTATGTCTCCGCTGGAATAGGGGCAGCAGTTACTAATATGGAGAATTTTCGAGTAACAGCCGTTCAAGAAAGTGGTGTGAATACTACTCCATTTTTCTCAGAGCATAATGCAACCCGATTTAGCTACAGTGTTGGGCTGGGTGTGGACGTAGATGTTAATCAATATACTCGTTTGGGATTAGGCTACCGATTCAGTGGATTAGGCGATGCTGCATTGAAAAGAGGGCAGATGCTTACAAATAATGAACTTGTTCCAGTACCCTTTGCCCTTGGTGTTCATAACACCCATGCGAATCAATTAGTCGCGCAAATCACCTTTGTAGTATAA
- a CDS encoding DUF4349 domain-containing protein, which yields MMKKTVFYLLVLIGGLFLLFVSYHWLFSVTGATMYGGGVTAIPGSAPAPIATYARLDNAAMTSVPQTTPVSPSAENVIRRMIIRNANITLQVTDINHALDAIMNLANTSGGYVVSSNISQNAGSTSGEISIRVPAQGLNNVLKQLKSLSTQVTQETISGEDITQQYVNLQSQLENLLKSKSQLEKIMLGATKTEDVLKVHQQLTDTQGQIDVLEGQIKYYKESVALSLISISLTMSPAIQNEYQSQWRLAEAFKSSYVDLVNGLRNFTYSLIQISVYYLPLALLWGCLCLVIYWIGKKIYNSL from the coding sequence ATGATGAAGAAAACCGTATTTTATTTATTAGTCTTAATTGGCGGTTTGTTTTTATTATTTGTCTCTTATCATTGGTTATTCAGCGTCACAGGGGCAACAATGTATGGTGGCGGGGTTACCGCCATCCCTGGCTCGGCACCAGCTCCTATAGCAACATACGCTCGATTAGATAATGCTGCGATGACCTCTGTGCCCCAAACCACCCCCGTATCACCATCAGCAGAAAATGTAATAAGGCGAATGATCATTCGTAATGCCAATATTACATTGCAGGTAACTGATATTAATCATGCTTTGGATGCCATCATGAATCTGGCTAATACTTCAGGAGGATATGTTGTAAGCTCTAATATCAGTCAGAATGCGGGTAGTACTTCGGGCGAAATCAGCATTCGAGTTCCTGCGCAAGGTTTAAATAATGTATTGAAACAATTAAAATCATTATCCACTCAAGTGACGCAAGAGACTATTAGTGGAGAGGATATTACCCAGCAATACGTCAATTTACAAAGCCAGTTAGAAAATCTACTGAAATCAAAAAGCCAACTCGAAAAAATTATGCTAGGCGCAACTAAGACCGAAGACGTGCTTAAGGTGCATCAACAATTAACTGATACTCAGGGACAAATAGATGTTCTTGAAGGGCAAATAAAATATTATAAGGAATCAGTCGCCTTATCTTTAATAAGTATCTCATTGACCATGAGTCCTGCCATACAAAATGAATATCAATCGCAATGGCGATTAGCCGAAGCATTTAAGAGTTCTTATGTGGATTTGGTTAATGGATTACGTAATTTCACTTATAGCTTGATTCAAATTAGTGTTTATTATCTACCATTAGCGTTGTTATGGGGATGTTTGTGCCTTGTTATTTACTGGATAGGAAAAAAAATCTATAACTCATTATAG